CCCGTCGGCGCTCTCGCTCGCCGGCTCATCGGCTTCGCTCTCGTCCCCCGATTCGACACCGCCGGTTTCGACTACGGCGTCGGAGTCGGGGTCGTCACCGCGTGTAACGTCCGGCGACGAGTCGGCTGTCGCCTCGGACTCGGCGTCCGCTGCGACGTCCGTGTTGTCACCGGATCGAGACCCGCGCGGCTCCGGATCGTCAGCCATTCGTTCGGAATAGGCCACCCGGCCATTATAGGCCTTTTTCCATCGGCTCACCGAGAACGAGTCACGATGAAAAAGGTTGATAACGACTAACCGACTCCCATCACGTATGTCTAGCGCGCTCGACGAGGACACCCGCCGGACCATCGCACAGGGCCGGGAGACGGCGGGTGCGATGCTGCGAGCGGCGCAGAAGGACATGCAGAAGGTGTTCATCGTCTTCCTCGTCGGCTTCCTGGGGACGTTCTACGCGCTCCGGCTGTACGTCTGGGACTTCTTCAAGGGCATCACCGAGGCGAAGATGAACTCGCTCACGGCCGAGAGCGTCGAGATCATCGCCCAGACGCCGTTCGACGTCATCCTCCTCCAGGCGAAGATCGGCCTCGTCGTCGGGATCATCTTCGCCGTGCCCCCGTTCCTCTACTTCTCTCGTGACGCGCTGCGGGCCCGCGACCTCTGGCCGCAGTCGCCGGTCCCGGTGTGGAAACTCGTCGTCCTCCTCCTCGGGATGGTCGTGCTGTTCGCCCTCGGGGTCGCGTACGGCTACCTCGTCTTCTTCCCCTTCACGTTCGCCTTCCTCGCGAACAACGCCATCGCGGCGGGGTTCGCCCCGACGTACTCAATCGTCAAGTGGGCGCAGTTCATCTTCCTCCTCACCGTCTCGTTCGGTTTCGCCACCCAGCTCCCGCTGGTGATGACCGGGCTGTCGTACGCCGAGATCGTCCCCTACGAGACGTTCCGGGACAAATGGCGGCACGCCATCGCCGGCATCTTCCTCGCCGGCGCGCTGTTCACTCCGCCGGACCCATTCACGCAGGTGCTGTGGGCGATGCCCGTCATCGTGTTGTACGGGTTCTCGCTGTACCTCGCACGAGTCGTCGTGACCGCCCGCCGCGGGTCGGACCGACTCGACCTCCGCCGGACGCTCACGACCCGCTGGAACCTCCTTGCCGGGGCGGCCGTCGTCGGCGGACTCGCACTCTACGCCTTCTTCTCGTACGGGGGCGTCGCGGTGGCGAACGACCTCCTCGTCGCCCTCGGCTCCGACTACCGGGCCGTCGCCCCGGGACCGACGCTCCTGTACGGCTACGCCGCCGTCGCGGGGGTGCTCGGTGGCGTGCTCGCCGCGATGTACTTCGTCTACGTCGACATCATCGCGCTCGCGGGGAGCGCCACCCCCGGCACGATCGGCGACCCGGCGGACATCGACGTCGGCGCACTCGACGCGACGGGCGTACGGGCGGCCCCACCGGAAGCGTTCGCCGCGATGGAGGAGAACGAGGCGCTCCGCCTGTCGAGCGAGGCGATGCAGGAGGGTGACAAGCAGAAAGCCCGCGCCATCCTCGATCGGTTCGACGCCGCCGAGGCCGACCGGGAGGGCGGTGAGGCCGCGGAAGCCGAGGGCCCCCAGGACCCGGTCGAGGACGTCACGGACCGGACCGAGCGGGCGACCGGCACGTTCCTCTCGGAACTCACGGAGGGCGAGAAAGACGAGGACGACGTCGGCGGCTACTACGACGAGATCGTGTTCGTCTTCGACTCCATCACCTCCAAGTCGTTCCGCATCGCCGCCGTTTTCGGGATCACGCTCGCGGCGGTGTTCGGCTGGCTCTACACGGGCGGCATGGGCGACGTCTTCGACCAGTTCCTCTCGCAACTCCCCGCGCAGGTGACGCCCGACGAGAACGTCACCGTCGTCGCGCTCCACCCGATGGAGGCGCTGATCTTCGAGGTGAAGTTCTCGACCCTGATCGCCGCGCTCGTGACGCTCCCGGTGATCGCGTACTACGCGTGGCCCGCACTGCGCGAGCGCAACATCGTCCGTCACCGCCGCCGGGCGGTGTTCGGCTGGGCCGGCGCGCTCACCGCCGGGCTCCTCGGCGGGTTCGCCCTCGGCTACGGCTACGTCGCCCCCACGATCATCTCCTTCCTCGTCGCCGACGCGGTCCAGTCGAACATGATCATCGCCTACCGCATCACCAACTTCTTCTGGCTCATCTTCTTCACGACGGCTGGAATCGGCCTCCTCGCCGACGTCCCCGTCCTGATGGTGCTTCTGAACACCGCCGGCGTGAGCTACCGGACGATGCGCGACCGCTGGCGGGAGGTCACGGTCGGGATCCTCACGATCGCCGCGCTGTTTACCCCCGCGGACGTCATCACGATGTTCCTCGTCACGGTCCCGCTGATGGCCGCCTACGGCGCCGGCCTCGGGATCCTGTTCGTCATCACGCTGGGCGGCCGGCGCAACCTCGCCAAGCCACGGACGGCGGACGTGTGAGCCGTCGTGATCGCCAGAGCGCGCGACCCGCTGTTACGACCCCGACACGCCGCCCGACCCGTTCCCCGGTCTGAAAAGGCGTAAGTATTCGCGTGAGAACCCCCGAGTATGACCAAGATAAGCGTGGAGATCCCCGACGAACTCCTCGCGGACCTCGACGAACACGTCGGCGACGACAAGAAGTTCGTCAACCGCTCGGACGCGATCCGCGCGTCGATCAGGAAGACGCTCGACACCCTCGACGAGATCGACAGACGCCACGGCCGACTCGACGATGAGTAGGCGCGAGATCGGTCGGATCGCGCTGGTCGCGCTGTTCGTCACCGCGCTCGTCACCGCCCAGCTGACGGCGTCGAAGGTGCTCGCGATCCCGCTCCCGACCGGGCTTCCGGTCGTCGGTGCGACCGTGTTCCTCCCCGGGGCGGCGCTGGCGTACGCGCTCACGTTCTTCGCCTCGGACTGTTACGCGGAACTGTACGGGCGACGCGAGACGCAGGTGCTCGTCAACGTCGGCCTCGCGATGAACTTCGTCCTCCTCGCGTTGGTGTGGAGCACCATCCTCGCGCCCGCGGCCCCGACCAGCGTCGACCCCGACCAGTTCGCCACGGTGCTCGGGTCGAGCACGAACATCGTCGTCGGGAGCCTCCTGGCGTACGTCGTCAGCCAGAACTGGGACGTCCTCGTCTTCCACGCGCTCCGCGAGCGTACGAACGGGCGATATCTGTGGCTCCGCAACATCGGCTCGACGGCGACCTCCCAGGCGCTCGACACGGTCATCTTCGTCTCCGTCGCCTTCCTCGTCGCGCCGACGCTCCTCGGCACGGGCCAACCACTCGACGTGGCGGTCGTCCTCGCGCTGATCGTCGGGCAGTACCTCCTAAAACTGCTCATCGCGCTCATCGACAC
This Salinigranum marinum DNA region includes the following protein-coding sequences:
- a CDS encoding ribbon-helix-helix domain-containing protein; translation: MTKISVEIPDELLADLDEHVGDDKKFVNRSDAIRASIRKTLDTLDEIDRRHGRLDDE
- a CDS encoding queuosine precursor transporter, yielding MSRREIGRIALVALFVTALVTAQLTASKVLAIPLPTGLPVVGATVFLPGAALAYALTFFASDCYAELYGRRETQVLVNVGLAMNFVLLALVWSTILAPAAPTSVDPDQFATVLGSSTNIVVGSLLAYVVSQNWDVLVFHALRERTNGRYLWLRNIGSTATSQALDTVIFVSVAFLVAPTLLGTGQPLDVAVVLALIVGQYLLKLLIALIDTPFVYAVVRFVDDDRVAGSTNPWAVE
- the tatC gene encoding twin-arginine translocase subunit TatC, with the protein product MSSALDEDTRRTIAQGRETAGAMLRAAQKDMQKVFIVFLVGFLGTFYALRLYVWDFFKGITEAKMNSLTAESVEIIAQTPFDVILLQAKIGLVVGIIFAVPPFLYFSRDALRARDLWPQSPVPVWKLVVLLLGMVVLFALGVAYGYLVFFPFTFAFLANNAIAAGFAPTYSIVKWAQFIFLLTVSFGFATQLPLVMTGLSYAEIVPYETFRDKWRHAIAGIFLAGALFTPPDPFTQVLWAMPVIVLYGFSLYLARVVVTARRGSDRLDLRRTLTTRWNLLAGAAVVGGLALYAFFSYGGVAVANDLLVALGSDYRAVAPGPTLLYGYAAVAGVLGGVLAAMYFVYVDIIALAGSATPGTIGDPADIDVGALDATGVRAAPPEAFAAMEENEALRLSSEAMQEGDKQKARAILDRFDAAEADREGGEAAEAEGPQDPVEDVTDRTERATGTFLSELTEGEKDEDDVGGYYDEIVFVFDSITSKSFRIAAVFGITLAAVFGWLYTGGMGDVFDQFLSQLPAQVTPDENVTVVALHPMEALIFEVKFSTLIAALVTLPVIAYYAWPALRERNIVRHRRRAVFGWAGALTAGLLGGFALGYGYVAPTIISFLVADAVQSNMIIAYRITNFFWLIFFTTAGIGLLADVPVLMVLLNTAGVSYRTMRDRWREVTVGILTIAALFTPADVITMFLVTVPLMAAYGAGLGILFVITLGGRRNLAKPRTADV